The following proteins are encoded in a genomic region of Labilithrix sp.:
- a CDS encoding DUF814 domain-containing protein, which translates to MPALVQEAACSERVVVLKVRVPGRTSLVVVAAGGAGLLDPEVRRTLWGGKLPAGAERQRAREDALEGAHVVALGPAEVFVDQRGDARVLRVQGGRVVVTDGGPGEGAVPFEALDRGALEERGEAIAAAVTAAALDLRRAEVTRLLDRAAQKIARRREAVRGDLDKIGQADRIAAQAQWLVAEAARAPRGATKLVVTDWSSGEAVPLEVPLDPSKSAKDQVAAMFKRSKRLRLGARIAEERLAQTEAQLGAIDEARARVASASELPAIDEALHAAKRAAPRDVTLPGALTHAKRKDPSAKTRVPFRTFFARSGRRLFAGKGAADNDALTLHVARPHDLWLHAKDKTGAHVIVPLDKGQTCPAEDLVDAAHLAAHFSDARSEDVVDVQYTDRRYLRKPKGSPPGFVVVDREKVLVLRVEPELLRGLLEREDA; encoded by the coding sequence CGTGGTCCTGAAGGTGCGCGTCCCGGGCCGGACCTCGCTCGTCGTGGTCGCGGCCGGCGGCGCGGGCCTCCTCGATCCCGAGGTCCGGCGCACGCTGTGGGGCGGCAAGCTCCCCGCCGGCGCGGAGCGCCAGCGCGCGCGGGAGGACGCGCTCGAGGGCGCGCACGTGGTCGCGCTCGGACCGGCGGAGGTCTTCGTCGATCAGCGCGGCGACGCGCGCGTCCTCCGCGTCCAAGGCGGCCGCGTCGTCGTGACCGACGGCGGCCCGGGCGAAGGCGCGGTCCCGTTCGAGGCGCTCGACCGTGGCGCGCTCGAGGAACGCGGCGAGGCGATCGCCGCCGCCGTCACCGCGGCCGCGCTCGATCTCCGCCGCGCCGAGGTGACGCGCCTCCTCGACCGCGCCGCGCAGAAGATCGCGCGGCGGCGCGAGGCGGTGCGCGGCGACCTCGACAAGATCGGCCAGGCCGACCGCATCGCCGCGCAGGCGCAGTGGCTCGTCGCGGAGGCGGCGCGCGCCCCGCGCGGCGCGACGAAGCTCGTCGTCACCGACTGGTCGAGCGGCGAGGCGGTCCCGCTCGAGGTGCCGCTCGATCCGAGCAAGAGCGCGAAGGACCAGGTCGCGGCGATGTTCAAGCGATCGAAGCGCCTCCGCCTCGGCGCGCGCATCGCGGAGGAGCGCCTCGCCCAGACCGAAGCGCAGCTCGGCGCGATCGACGAGGCGCGCGCGCGCGTGGCGTCGGCGTCCGAGCTCCCCGCGATCGACGAGGCGCTCCACGCCGCGAAGCGCGCGGCCCCGCGCGACGTGACGCTGCCGGGCGCCCTTACGCACGCGAAGCGCAAGGACCCCTCCGCGAAGACACGCGTACCGTTCCGCACCTTCTTCGCGCGGAGCGGGCGGAGGCTCTTCGCGGGGAAGGGCGCGGCCGATAACGACGCCCTCACGCTCCACGTCGCGCGCCCGCACGATCTCTGGCTCCACGCGAAGGACAAGACCGGCGCCCACGTCATCGTCCCCCTCGACAAGGGCCAGACCTGCCCGGCGGAGGACCTCGTCGACGCGGCCCACCTCGCCGCGCATTTCTCCGACGCGCGGAGCGAGGACGTGGTCGATGTACAATACACCGATCGCCGCTACCTCCGGAAGCCGAAGGGCTCGCCGCCGGGCTTCGTC